Proteins encoded within one genomic window of Entelurus aequoreus isolate RoL-2023_Sb linkage group LG26, RoL_Eaeq_v1.1, whole genome shotgun sequence:
- the LOC133643629 gene encoding tubulin beta-6 chain-like: MREIVHLQIGQCGNQIGSKFWEVITEEHGIDRTGIYVGDDNIQLERVNVYFTEAHGGKYVPRSLLVDLEPGTMDSIRGSRIGALFRPDSFIHGNSGAGNNWAKGHYTEGAELIEQVIDRLRTESESCDCLQGFQLVHSLGGGTGSGMGTLIINKIREEYPDRIMTSFSVMPSPKVSDTVVEPYNATLSVHQLLESTDMTFCIDNEALYDICFRTLKLTTPTYGDLNHLVSMTMSGVTTSLRFPGQLNADLRKLAVNMVPFPRLHFFMPGFAPLTARGSQQYRALTVPELTQQMFDARNMMTACDPRRGRYLTVAGIFRGRISTKEVDEQMLAIQRKNSDYFVDWIPHNVKVAVCDVPPRGLKLSSTFIGNNTAIQEIFRRVGDQFSLMFKRKAFLHWYTGEGMDELEFTEAEGNLNDLVSEYQQYQDTTADMESDVEDEEEEEQEPPSRTAPAVFQSQMEVKIETVTEINEEIID, from the exons ATGCGTGAAATTGTACATCTGCAAATTGGACAATGTGGCAACCAAATCGGCTCGAAG TTCTGGGAAGTGATCACCGAGGAACATGGCATCGACAGAACAGGAATCTACGTGGGAGACGACAACATCCAACTGGAGCGGGTCAACGTCTACTTCACCGAGGCACACG GTGGTAAATATGTGCCCAGGTCACTGCTGGTGGACCTGGAACCTGGCACCATGGACAGCATCAGAGGAAGTCGCATCGGCGCTCTTTTTAGGCCCGACAGCTTCATCCATG GAAACTCGGGCGCTGGCAACAACTGGGCAAAGGGCCACTACACGGAGGGCGCTGAGCTTATAGAACAGGTGATTGACCGGCTAAGGACGGAGAGCGAGAGTTGCGACTGCCTCCAAGGCTTCCAGCTGGTCCACTCCCTCGGCGGCGGCACCGGCTCCGGCATGGGCACCCTCATCATCAACAAGATCCGAGAGGAGTACCCCGACCGGATCATGACCAGCTTCAGCGTCATGCCCTCCCCTAAGGTCTCAGACACGGTGGTGGAGCCCTACAACGCCACCCTGTCGGTGCATCAGCTCCTGGAGAGCACCGACATGACCTTCTGCATCGACAACGAGGCGTTGTACGATATCTGCTTCCGTACGCTCAAACTGACCACGCCCACCTACGGGGACCTCAACCACTTGGTGTCCATGACCATGAGCGGGGTCACCACCTCGCTGAGGTTCCCGGGGCAGCTCAACGCAGACCTGAGGAAGCTGGCGGTCAACATGGTGCCGTTCCCCCGCCTCCACTTCTTCATGCCGGGCTTCGCCCCGCTGACGGCGCGCGGGAGCCAGCAGTACCGAGCGCTCACCGTGCCCGAGCTCACCCAGCAGATGTTCGACGCGCGCAACATGATGACGGCCTGCGATCCCAGGCGGGGCCGCTACCTAACGGTCGCCGGCATCTTCCGCGGGAGGATATCCACCAAGGAGGTGGACGAACAAATGCTGGCCATCCAGCGAAAAAACAGCGACTACTTCGTGGACTGGATCCCTCACAACGTCAAGGTCGCGGTGTGCGACGTCCCGCCCCGCGGCCTCAAACTGTCCTCCACTTTCATCGGCAACAACACGGCCATCCAGGAAATATTCCGCCGCGTGGGCGACCAGTTCTCCTTGATGTTCAAACGCAAGGCCTTCCTGCACTGGTACACGGGCGAGGGCATGGACGAGTTGGAGTTCACCGAGGCCGAGGGCAACCTCAACGACCTGGTGTCAGAGTACCAGCAGTACCAAGACACCACGGCCGACATGGAGTCCGACGTGGAGGACGAAGAGGAGGAGGAA